The following proteins are encoded in a genomic region of Brachypodium distachyon strain Bd21 chromosome 1, Brachypodium_distachyon_v3.0, whole genome shotgun sequence:
- the LOC100821074 gene encoding protein ANTAGONIST OF LIKE HETEROCHROMATIN PROTEIN 1-like, translated as MPPVKKGERKIMNSGTRKTKDSGKLKSAKSDGTMAAELRGPDWEWWCTFLDRQAKSGEGAPHSDQQEEAFRHFFRMSKSTFAYICSIVRKDLISLPPPGLITIEGRLLRVEKQVAIAIWRLASGDSQMSVGAAFGVGQSTVSQVTWRFIQSMERNARHHLVWPNRARMEEIKSNLEALSGLPNCCGAIDATHIVMTLPNAKSSEDWRDPAQKYSMLLQGIFDDEMRFINIVTGYPGSLPFEKMLEFSQFYELCQAGKCLDGPVRGSSCKEDAAEIREFIVGDKCYPLLPWLMTPYEEEDPSAPMVNFNDHQKAARMLGTRALAKLKGCWRILDKVIWRPDKNKLPSLILVCCLLHNILIDCKDDFLSDDEIPDRHETGYNRVNCEGVDPDGEEMREILTRYLPTYEAI; from the exons ATGCCGCCGGTAAAGAAGGGCGAACGGAAGATCATGAACTCTGGCACGCGGAAGACTAAGGACTCCGGCAAGCTTAAGAGCGCCAAGTCCGATGGCACGATGGCAGCGGAGCTCCGCGGCCCCGACTGGGAGTGGTGGTGCACTTTCCTGGATAGGCAGGCCAAGTCAG GTGAAGGTGCACCACATTCAGATCAGCAGGAGGAAGCATTCAGGCACTTCTTTAGGATGTCGAAGAGTACCTTTGCCTACATCTGCTCGATTGTAAGGAAGGATTTGATCTCATTGCCACCACCAGGGCTGATCACGATCGAGGGAAGACTGCTTAGGGTGGAGAAGCAAGTTGCAATTGCCATCTGGAGGCTGGCATCCGGTGATTCACAGATGTCAGTGGGGGCTGCTTTTGGCGTGGGGCAGTCTACTGTTTCACAAGTGACATGGAGGTTCATCCAGTCCATGGAACGCAATGCTCGCCATCATCTGGTGTGGCCCAACCGGGCGAGAATGGAAGAAATCAAATCTAATCTGGAGGCTTTGTCCGGTCTACCGAATTGCTGCGGTGCAATTGATGCCACCCACATAGTTATGACGCTTCCTAATGCGAAGTCATCTGAAGATTGGCGCGACCCCGCGCAGAAGTATAGCATGCTCCTTCAAGGGATTTTTGATGATGAGATGAGGTTTATTAATATTGTCACCGGTTATCCTGGCAGCCTGCCGTTTGAGAAAATGTTGGAATTCTCTCAGTTTTACGAGCTCTGTCAAGCTGGGAAATGCTTGGATGGTCCTGTCAGAGGTTCCAGCTGCAAGGAGGATGCTGCCGAAATAAGGGAGTTCATTGTTGGTGACAAGTGTTATCCTCTGCTCCCCTGGCTAATGACTCCATATGAAGAAGAGGATCCGTCTGCTCCAATGGTCAACTTCAATGATCACCAAAAAGCAGCAAGGATGCTTGGAACAAGAGCTTTAGCCAAGCTGAAGGGCTGCTGGAGGATCTTGGACAAAGTCATTTGGAGGCCTGATAAGAATAAGTTGCCAAGTTTGATTCTTGTCTGTTGTCTCCTTCACAATATACTTATAGACTGCAAAGATGATTTTCTGTCAGATGATGAAATTCCAGATCGTCATGAAACCGGCTACAATAGAGTCAACTGCGAGGGAGTGGATCCTGATGGCGAAGAGATGAGAGAGATCCTAACTCGATATCTTCCAACTTATGAAGCTATTTAA